TCGTCTGCATCGCTTCGGAGAACGGATAGGTCTCCAGAACGAACACGACGACGAACACGACGTTGAGTACGAGGAGAGCGATGTCGATGGCTTTCCCGACGACTGTCTGGTGGTCGAGAAGGTAGAACCTGACGACGTCTCTCGGAGTCTCCCCGTGGCCGGTAGACGCGTGGCCTGCCATAGGACACGTTGGTGTCGGTGGGTATTCATACCGTCGCCGAAGCGGGCGTCGCCCTCGCGAACGATGCGTTGTTTCCGCTGACTCTGCTCCGACAGCAGTGTCCTGTGTTTCTGCCAGTTTGTTTCCCCGACAGCGTTAGATGACGATACACCCATCGGGAAGCAACTCGCGCTCGGTGCGCGCTGCTTCTGGCCCTTCGTCGACGAGCGTGGGTTGGTCGACCGGTTCAGAAAATCGGTCCGGGTCGGGTTCGACGCGCTGGAGCATCGACGAGAACACAGACCCCTTTCGACCGGCAGCGGAGACGATCCCACCGTACTTGCGCTCGTCGAAAGAGACCTCGTCGGGGTTTTGGAACTCTTCGCGGATTATCTGTGCAGTCTCGCGAATGTTCTTTGCGGCCGCTTTCTGTGAGTACAGGCTATCGTTGTAGTACCGCTCGACGTACTTGTCGTCGAGTTCTTCGTCGGAGTGTTCGGGTGACTCGTAGAACACCGAGTCCGTCGTCTTGTACCCGCTCGCGAACCGGATGTTCACGGTGAAACTATCGGGGTACCGGAGGATGATAGGGAAGAACAGCATGTCTGTGACGGTGATGCGCTGTTGCATCCGCCACAGCCCTTCGAAGTAGTACGCAGTCAACGCGCCGACGTGGTCGTCGCGCTCCCCTCGTTGGTACGCGTGCGCAACCTCCTCGTAGTCGTCACCTGCGATGTGACGACAGCGGCGTTTGTAACTCGCGGCGATGCGGTCGAGTTGCTTCTCGTGTGCCTCCAGGTTCGAGACGTCGGGGTCTGCGAGCATCTCCGCTTTCCACTCTTGTGCGTCAGCGACGTTCATCATGTTCTCGTAGAACACTCGTTCGGCATCTTCGTCTGGAAGCGGCGTACGCACTGCTTGCCGATACAGTACCTCCGTGTCTCCGTTGAACGTCACCTGCCGCTCGCTCATCTGGGCGCACCGTTCGTGATGGAAAGAAATGAATTCGTCGGTCAAACATCTGAAAAACCGACATACTGTGGACATAAAATATAAATCGTCTTGAAAATCCATACCGAATCGACATATCTTGGTTCAGTTCAGTCGTCCGCTCGAATCACAGACTCCAACGGTCTGTCGACGTCAGAAACAGTGACCTCCGAGAATAACCCTTCCTCTGGTCCAATTCCGTGACAATCTGTCGCTGAGTAGTATCTGTCGCCCTTAGAGGCTCGTCGTCGGTGTGGGTTGTTGCTCCTACAGCTGACGGAAAGACTCCGAGTCTGCCGGTTTGGTACAATCGGCGTCGTGCCGACGTCCCGAACTCGACTGCAGTGTCGAACTGTGGATACCACAGAACCTGATGCTCTCGTCGTCGAAGTGGCGGGTGAGCGTCGGTAAAGCCGACTTTGTGTGTACAAATGTCTACGGTAGGCTCTAGAAAAGAAATAGTTTCAAAATATCCACCCACTAGCGAAACAAATCTCGGAAGTCTTATCCCTCTACTTCGATTGTGTCCAAAAGCAATGGCGAAAGGAAACGTTGATTTCTTCAACGACACAGGCGGCTACGGTTTCATCTCGACGGACGACGCGGACGACGACGTGTTCTTCCACATGGAAGACATCGGCGGCCCGGACCTCGAAGAGGACCAAGAAGTGGAGTTCAGCATCGAATCGTCCCCCAAGGGACCACGCGCAGCGAACCTGACGCGTCTTTAAAACTAGTTTAGTACACCGCTTCACGGCGGCGAAAGACACTGATTTTACGTACGACTACCGCTCACGAGCGGTCGCGATATTCTCACGAAGGACGCTCTCACATCGGTTCACGAGTGTGCTGTCCCGACTCGATTCGCGAGTGACGACTCGTCGTCACCCAATCGTGACGACCTTGTCTGTGTGTTCGACGATTCCGAGCAGGTCCCTCATCGTCGAGTGTGGACGGAGTTCGTCCGGTTCGAGGCCTCGCGAATCTAGACACGTCCCACAGGCGAACAGTTCGCCACCCTTCTGAACGTACTGCTGCATCACACCGTGCGGGTTGAACGACGCAGTCTCGACGTCCGGTGCTTCGACACCGTCGCCCAGCAAGAACACCTCGACGAGGTTGTCTTCCTCGAGCGCCGTGTTGGCTAACCGGAACGCGTTCCAGATCTGCTCTGCGTTGTTCGTCTCGATGATGAGTCCGAGGTGCATAGTTCACGATTCGTCGTGTCGACTCTTAACCACGTTCTCGATTCTCAATGTACGACAACTGCGCGCTCTGGTCGGCGCCCAGCGCGTCCTCGTCCAGTACTCCCCGACGGGCGAGTGCTGAGAGCGTATTTGGTGCCT
The genomic region above belongs to Haloferax marinisediminis and contains:
- a CDS encoding DsrE family protein, which gives rise to MHLGLIIETNNAEQIWNAFRLANTALEEDNLVEVFLLGDGVEAPDVETASFNPHGVMQQYVQKGGELFACGTCLDSRGLEPDELRPHSTMRDLLGIVEHTDKVVTIG
- a CDS encoding cold-shock protein; the protein is MAKGNVDFFNDTGGYGFISTDDADDDVFFHMEDIGGPDLEEDQEVEFSIESSPKGPRAANLTRL